The following are encoded in a window of Alosa sapidissima isolate fAloSap1 chromosome 12, fAloSap1.pri, whole genome shotgun sequence genomic DNA:
- the LOC121678258 gene encoding volume-regulated anion channel subunit LRRC8D-like has product MFTLTEVASLNDIQPTYRILKPWWDVFMDYLGIVMLMLAIFAGTMQLTKDQVACLPVLESWDEYDPSPTPRPDEFSDWAGTGTGEGAGVGAGTSRVTLSAAPLASKDQPDSVVHQIPFLHTGAVGQPEPTGVKTNLDFQQYVFINQMCYHVALPWYSKYFPYLALIHTIILMVSSNFWFKYPKTSSKIEHFVSILGKCFESPWTTKALSETACEDSEENKQRLTGASLLPKHVSTSSEEGSPNQSTPMLAKTGVKFSAEKPVFEFPSMTILDKKDGEQAKALFEKVRKFRAHVEDSDMIYKMYVAQTIIKTVKFILILCYTMTFVASINFRHECIPDIKHLTGYARFHCTHNMAFMLRKLLVSYIALICVYGMVCIYTLFWLFRRPLKEYSFEKVREESSFSDIPDVKNDFAFLLHMVDQYDQLYSKRFGVFLSEVSENKLREISLNHEWTFEKLRQHVTRNTQDKLELHLFMLSGVPDAVFDLTDLEVLKLELIPEARITAKVSQMINLQELHFYHCPAKVEQTAFSFLRDHLRCLHVKFTDVAEIPTWVYLLKSLRELYLVGNLNSENNKMIGLESLRDLRHLKILHLKSNLTKIPTNITDLSPHLIKLVVHNDGTKLLVLNSLKKMINLAELELHNCELERIPHAIFSLTNLQELDLKSNNIRTIEEIISFQHLKRLICLKLWHNKIISIPLSISHVKNLESLYLSHNKLDALPSPLFNLLKLRYLDVSHNTVAIIPPEVGFLQNLQYFAITGNKVELVPKQLFKCTKLRTLCLGHNCISTLPEKVGQLMQLTHLELKGNCLDRLPAQLGQCHLLRKSGLIIEDHLFDTLPLEVKESVNQE; this is encoded by the coding sequence ATGTTTACCCTCACAGAAGTTGCCTCTCTCAATGACATCCAGCCGACCTACCGAATCCTGAAACCATGGTGGGACGTATTTATGGATTACCTGGGCATTGTCATGCTGATGTTGGCAATTTTTGCTGGGACGATGCAGTTAACCAAAGACCAAGTAGCATGCCTTCCCGTCCTGGAGTCCTGGGACGAGTACGACCCTTCCCCAACACCGCGGCCCGACGAGTTCTCCGACTGGGCGGGGACGGGGACGGGAGAGGGAGCAGGAGTGGGAGCGGGAACGAGCAGAGTGACCCTTTCAGCGGCGCCCCTTGCCTCAAAGGACCAACCTGATAGCGTTGTCCACCAAATCCCCTTCCTGCACACAGGTGCTGTAGGGCAGCCTGAGCCCACAGGGGTCAAAACGAACTTGGACTTCCAGCAGTATGTTTTCATCAATCAGATGTGTTACCATGTTGCTCTCCCATGGTATTCAAAATATTTCCCATACCTAGCTCTCATTCACACCATTATACTCATGGTTAGCAGCAACTTCTGGTTCAAGTATCCAAAGACCAGCTCGAAAATTGAGCATTTTGTCTCAATTCTGGGAAAATGTTTTGAGTCGCCCTGGACCACCAAGGCTTTGTCAGAGACAGCCTGTGAGGACTCTGAGGAAAACAAGCAGAGACTGACTGGAGCTTCATTGTTACCAAAGCATGTCTCTACGAGCAGTGAAGAGGGAAGTCCAAATCAGTCAACACCAATGCTTGCTAAGACTGGTGTAAAGTTCTCTGCTGAAAAGCCTGTTTTCGAGTTTCCAAGTATGACCATTTTAGATAAGAAAGATGGTGAACAGGCCAAGGCACTTTTTGAGAAAGTGAGGAAGTTCCGTGCACATGTAGAGGACAGCGACATGATCTACAAGATGTATGTTGCTCAGACAATAATCAAAACAGTGAAATTCATTTTAATTCTTTGCTACACAATGACATTTGTTGCCTCCATTAATTTCAGACACGAGTGCATACCTGATATCAAGCACTTGACTGGTTATGCAAGATTTCACTGCACTCATAACATGGCTTTCATGTTAAGGAAACTGCTTGTAAGCTATATTGCCCTAATATGTGTCTATGGCATGGTTTGCATATACACCCTTTTCTGGTTGTTCCGACGACCACTAAAAGAGTACTCCTTTGAAAAAGTTAGGGAAGAGAGCAGTTTCAGCGACATACCAGATGTTAAGAATGACTTTGCTTTTCTGCTGCACATGGTGGACCAGTATGACCAGCTATACTCAAAGCGTTTTGGCGTCTTTCTCTCAGAGGTGAGTGAGAACAAGCTGCGAGAGATAAGCCTTAACCACGAGTGGACGTTTGAGAAACTACGACAGCATGTCACTCGAAACACACAAGACAAGCTGGAGCTCCATCTCTTTATGCTCTCGGGAGTCCCCGATGCTGTCTTTGACCTCACTGACTTGGAGGTCCTAAAGTTGGAGCTGATCCCTGAAGCAAGGATCACAGCGAAGGTATCACAGATGATAAACCTCCAAGAGCTGCACTTTTACCATTGTCCTGCAAAGGTGGAGCAAACAGCGTTCAGTTTCCTTCGTGACCACCTTCGGTGCCTTCATGTCAAGTTCACAGATGTCGCTGAGATCCCGACCTGGGTATACTTGCTGAAGAGTTTGAGGGAACTCTACCTGGTGGGGAACTTGAACTCTGAGAACAACAAGATGATTGGTTTGGAGTCCCTCAGAGATCTGCGGCATCTGAAGATCTTGCATCTCAAAAGCAACCTCACCAAAATCCCAACCAACATCACAGACCTGTCGCCACATCTCATCAAGCTGGTGGTGCACAATGACGGTACAAAACTTTTGGTACTTAACAGTCTGAAAAAGATGATCAACCTGGCAGAGCTGGAACTGCACAATTGTGAACTGGAAAGGATCCCCCATGCTATCTTTAGCTTGACCAACCTCCAAGAGCTGGACTTGAAATCCAACAACATCCGCACCATCGAAGAGATCATTAGCTTTCAGCACCTTAAGAGGCTAATTTGCCTCAAACTATGGCACAACAAAATTATTAGCATTCCGCTCTCCATAAGCCATGTCAAAAATCTTGAgtcactctatctctcacacaacaAGCTAGATGCTTTACCCAGCCCTCTGTTCAATCTGCTAAAGCTGAGGTACCTGGACGTCAGCCACAACACCGTGGCAATAATCCCACCTGAAGTGGGCTTCCTCCAGAACCTCCAATATTTTGCCATCACGGGCAACAAGGTGGAATTGGTTCCCAAACAGCTCTTCAAGTGCACCAAGCTAAGGACTTTATGTCTGGGTCACAATTGCATCTCCACCTTGCCAGAGAAAGTGGGTCAGCTGATGCAGTTGACTCACCTGGAGCTCAAGGGAAACTGTTTGGACCGCCTGCCGGCCCAGCTTGGCCAGTGCCACCTGCTGCGCAAGAGTGGCCTCATCATAGAGGACCATCTCTTTGACACACTTCCCCTGGAGGTTAAAGAGAGTGTTAATCAGGAATAG